One window of Pieris napi chromosome 14, ilPieNapi1.2, whole genome shotgun sequence genomic DNA carries:
- the LOC125055817 gene encoding larval cuticle protein 1-like: MKLIIVALAFVAVAAAAVVPVPSEQVQILRSDFQSDPEGGYNFGFETSDGSSRAETGSLKEVLDEDNKPHQVVTVRGTFSYINADGTPVTVTYTADEFGFRAEGNSIPKAVSRR, translated from the exons ATGAAATTG atcaTTGTCGCCCTTGCCTTTGTGGCCGTCGCCGCCGCCGCCGTTGTTCCCGTGCCAAGCGAACAAGTACAGATCCTTCGCTCTGATTTCCAATCTGATCCCGAAGGTGGATACAACTTCGG CTTCGAAACTTCCGATGGCTCCTCCCGTGCTGAGACCGGTTCATTGAAGGAGGTTCTTGATGAGGACAACAAACCACACCAAGTCGTCACGGTCCGTGGAACCTTCTCTTACATCAACGCAGACGGTACACCAGTGACCGTCACCTACACCGCTGACGAGTTCGGATTCCGCGCTGAAGGAAATTCCATCCCTAAAGCAGTATCAAGGAGATAA